A region from the Lolium perenne isolate Kyuss_39 chromosome 4, Kyuss_2.0, whole genome shotgun sequence genome encodes:
- the LOC127332374 gene encoding serine carboxypeptidase-like 51, protein MHSSNEPPELVGSRLISLLPPQMEFRPLALVFPVLCLSVLGAAHATTAGNSDGTERWGYVEVRPKAHLFWWYYKSTHRVTTPTKPWPTVLWLQGGPGASGVGLGNFLEVGPLDGNLKPRNSTWLQKADLIFVDNPVGVGYSYVEDDSLLVTTDLEAAADMITLLKALVKEVKTLESSPLFLVGESYGGKYAATLGVSIVRAVHAGDLKLTLGGVALGDSWISPEDFASSYGTLLLEVSRLDSNGADHANKDAQVVKQQIAARQFRKAQVTLSKMLNWIVVNSGHVDVYNFLLDAGMDPVADASAGSTSAPEYSRYLESKSVGDSIVGAMNGAIKQKLKIIPKDVVWQAQSYVVYYALINDFMKPRIEEVDKLLSYGVNVTVYNGQLDVICSTIGAETWVQKLKWDGLKNFLSLPRQPLYCGSVEATKGFVRSYKNLHFYWILGAGHFVPVDQPCIALDMIAKITQSPALALS, encoded by the exons ATGCACTCCAGCAACGAACCACCCGAGCTCGTCGGCTCCCGCTTAATCTCTCTACTTCCTCCGCAAATGGAGTTCCGTCCTCTTGCTCTCGTCTTCCCCGTCCTCTGCCTCTCTGTGCTTGGTGCCGCACATGCCACCACCGCCGGAAACTCCGACGGCACGGAGCGTTGGGGATACGTGGAAGTGCGGCCGA AGGCTCACCTGTTCTGGTGGTACTACAAGAGCACCCACAGGGTTACGACGCCGACCAAGCCATGGCCGACCGTCCTGTGGCTGCAGGGTGGCCCG GGAGCGTCAGGCGTCGGGCTTGGCAACTTCCTGGAGGTCGGGCCGCTCGACGGCAACCTGAAACCACGCAACTCGACGTGGCTGCAGAAGGCCGACCTCATCTTCGTG GACAACCCCGTGGGGGTCGGGTACAGCTACGTGGAGGACGACAGCCTGCTGGTGACGACCgacctggaggcggcggcggacatGATCACGCTCCTCAAGGCGCTCGTCAAGGAAGTGAAAACCTTGGAGAGCAGCCCGCTGTTCCTCGTCGGCGAGTCGTACGGCGGCAAGTACGCCGCCACGCTCGGCGTCTCCATCGTCAGGGCCGTCCACGCCGGCGACCTCAAGCTCACGCTAGGGGGCGTGGCGCTCGGAGATAGCTGGATTTCGCCGGAGGATTTCGCG TCTTCTTACGGGACACTTCTGTTAGAGGTGTCGAGGCTGGACAGCAACGGCGCGGACCACGCAAACAA AGACGCACAGGTGGTGAAGCAGCAGATTGCGGCGAGGCAGTTCAGGAAAGCACAGGTCACGCTCAGCAAAatgctcaactggatcgtcgtcaACAGCGGCCACGTG GACGTGTACAACTTCTTGCTGGACGCTGGGATGGACCCGGTGGCGGATGCTTCTGCGGGCTCAACTTCGGCGCCGGAGTACTCCAGGTACCTGGAGAGCAAGTCCGTGGGGGACTCCATTGTGGGCGCCATGAATGGAGCCATCAAGCAAAAGCTCAAGATCATCCCCAAGGACGTAGT ATGGCAGGCACAATCCTATGTGGTTTACTACGCGCTGATCAACGATTTCATGAAGCCGAGGATTGAAGAG GTCGACAAGCTCCTGTCGTATGGTGTCAATGTCACGGTGTACAATGGCCAG CTTGATGTAATCTGCTCCACCATCGGCGCAGAAACGTGGGTGCAGAAACTCAA ATGGGATGGGCTGAAGAACTTTTTGAGCTTGCCAAGGCAACCTCTGTACTGTGGCTCTGTTGAAGCCACCAAGGGCTTTGTTAGATCTTACAAGAACCTGCATTTCTACTGGATCCTTGGAGCAGGGCACTTT GTGCCTGTTGATCAGCCTTGCATTGCACTTGACATGATCGCCAAGATTACACAATCTCCAGCTCTTGCTCTTTCATAG